In the genome of Pelobacter seleniigenes DSM 18267, one region contains:
- the recQ gene encoding DNA helicase RecQ — MYIQADLPTVSTEAIHTTLRDVFGYQSFRPFQEEVIRDLIEGRDAFVLMPTGGGKSLCYQIPALHRRGVAIVVSPLISLMKDQVDALLSNGVSAACYNSSLNAEEARQVLAALHGGRLDLLYVAPERLVSRDFLSRLENMDIALFAIDEAHCVSQWGHDFRPEYVELGRLREEFPDVPMIALTATAEKQTRNDIIRHLCLQDAHQVVAGFDRPNIRYTVMDKAKPYLQLQSFLGQHQQEAGIVYCLSRKRVEEVADKLCADGYRAAAYHAGLTAERRNQVQEDFLRDNLEIVVATVAFGMGIDKPNVRFVVHYDLPKNIESYYQETGRAGRDGLPAEALLLFGYGDIAVSRGLIEKGTNSEQNRIEIHKLNAMVAYAEAGSCRRRALLGYFGETLEEDCGNCDICLNPPQRYDATEDARKALSCVYRVGQRFGIGHVIEVLRGAKTQRVLDLRHDRLSTYGIGREQGADYWSHLLRQLIHYGYLEQDIANFSVLKLTEGARPLLRGETQLTLTAPRVKPARKKKPERKIIGLEYNQELFNQLRVLRKEIADREGVPPYVVFGDASLAEMAATLPTDQEAMLGINGVGQTKLRRYGKEFMEEIIGFLCR, encoded by the coding sequence ATGTATATTCAGGCAGACTTACCCACCGTTTCCACCGAGGCTATCCATACCACCCTGCGGGATGTGTTCGGCTACCAATCTTTCCGCCCCTTTCAGGAAGAGGTTATTCGCGACCTTATCGAGGGGCGCGATGCCTTTGTGTTGATGCCGACCGGCGGGGGAAAGTCGCTCTGCTACCAGATTCCCGCCCTGCACCGGCGCGGCGTGGCCATTGTCGTTTCACCGCTGATCTCGCTGATGAAGGATCAGGTCGATGCCCTGCTCTCCAACGGGGTCAGTGCCGCCTGCTACAATTCCTCGCTGAACGCAGAGGAAGCCCGCCAGGTGCTGGCCGCACTTCATGGCGGTCGCCTGGATCTCTTGTATGTGGCCCCGGAGCGGCTGGTCAGCCGGGATTTCCTCAGCCGCCTGGAGAACATGGACATCGCTTTGTTTGCCATTGATGAAGCTCACTGCGTATCTCAGTGGGGGCATGATTTCCGCCCCGAATATGTGGAACTGGGCCGCTTGCGGGAGGAGTTCCCCGACGTGCCGATGATCGCCCTGACCGCGACGGCGGAAAAGCAGACCCGCAACGATATCATCCGTCATCTCTGCCTGCAGGACGCCCACCAGGTCGTGGCCGGTTTCGACCGTCCCAACATCCGTTATACGGTTATGGACAAGGCCAAGCCCTATCTGCAATTGCAGTCTTTCCTCGGTCAGCATCAGCAGGAAGCCGGGATCGTCTACTGCCTGAGCCGCAAGCGGGTTGAAGAGGTGGCGGACAAACTCTGTGCCGACGGTTACCGCGCCGCAGCGTATCATGCAGGATTGACGGCGGAGCGCCGCAATCAGGTGCAGGAAGATTTTTTGCGCGACAACCTTGAGATCGTGGTAGCCACGGTGGCCTTCGGCATGGGAATCGATAAACCGAACGTGCGCTTCGTGGTGCATTATGACCTGCCGAAGAATATCGAAAGCTACTATCAGGAGACCGGCCGGGCCGGTCGCGATGGGCTGCCGGCCGAAGCGTTACTGCTGTTCGGCTACGGCGACATTGCGGTCAGTCGCGGGCTCATCGAAAAAGGCACTAACTCAGAACAGAATCGCATCGAGATCCATAAGCTCAATGCCATGGTTGCCTATGCCGAAGCCGGCAGTTGCCGACGGCGGGCGCTGCTCGGCTATTTTGGTGAGACCCTGGAAGAGGATTGCGGTAACTGCGATATCTGCCTGAATCCGCCGCAGCGTTACGACGCAACCGAGGATGCCCGCAAGGCTCTCTCCTGCGTCTACCGGGTTGGACAACGCTTTGGGATCGGCCATGTCATCGAGGTCCTGCGCGGCGCCAAGACCCAACGGGTACTCGACTTGCGCCATGATCGGCTGTCCACCTACGGCATTGGTCGGGAGCAGGGCGCCGATTACTGGAGCCATTTGCTGCGGCAGCTGATCCACTACGGCTATCTGGAGCAGGATATCGCCAACTTTTCCGTCCTTAAGCTGACCGAAGGGGCGCGGCCGCTGTTGCGCGGGGAAACGCAACTGACCCTGACCGCGCCGCGGGTCAAACCCGCCCGGAAAAAGAAGCCGGAACGCAAAATCATCGGTTTGGAGTACAATCAGGAACTGTTCAACCAACTGCGGGTGCTGCGCAAGGAGATTGCCGACCGGGAAGGAGTGCCGCCCTATGTGGTCTTCGGCGACGCCAGCCTGGCCGAAATGGCAGCGACCCTGCCGACCGACCAGGAGGCGATGCTCGGCATCAACGGGGTCGGCCAAACCAAATTGCGCCGCTACGGTAAGGAATTCATGGAAGAGATCATCGGTTTTTTGTGCCGATGA
- a CDS encoding NADH-quinone oxidoreductase subunit M, with translation MADNLLSIMTFFPLLGMLVLLFIPRENDGLLKGFTLAVSLITFAISLPLAFDNVFTTSGGMHYREFSEWINIGNYFQMNYNLGVDGISLWLVMLTTFIMPITVLSTWHAVEKNVKGFMAMLLLLETGMLGAFVSLDLFLFYVFWELMLIPMYFLIGIWGGKNRIYAAVKFFIYTAVGSLLMLVAIIFVYYYAVQSGAPMNGFGIEEFYKLHLPYHAQFWLFLAFGFSFAIKVPMFPLHTWLPDAHTEAPTAGSVILAAVLLKMGTYGYVRFAMPLFPEALPTFIPYLAFLCVVGIIYGSLVAMMQEDVKKLVAYSSVAHLGFVMLGVFAMNLQGLAGGMIQMINHGISTGALFLIVGFIYERRHTRLITEFGGLAHKMPIFATIFMIITFSSVGLPGTNGFVGEFLALMGAFQGGLRWYAVFATTGVILAAVYMLWMYQRVMFGKVTNPANEKLQDLSGREIAIMLPLLLFVFWIGVYPSTFFDKMNPAMEQALEQMKSRQVAVVEVAQPTVATIQDLK, from the coding sequence ATGGCTGATAACCTTCTCAGTATTATGACTTTCTTCCCATTGTTGGGGATGTTGGTTCTCCTCTTCATTCCACGGGAGAATGACGGGCTACTCAAAGGGTTTACCCTGGCTGTCTCATTGATCACTTTTGCGATCAGCCTGCCCCTGGCGTTTGATAACGTCTTCACCACTTCCGGTGGGATGCATTATCGCGAATTTTCCGAGTGGATCAATATCGGCAACTACTTCCAGATGAACTACAACCTGGGGGTCGATGGAATCAGTCTCTGGCTGGTCATGCTGACCACCTTCATCATGCCGATTACCGTGTTGTCGACCTGGCATGCGGTGGAAAAGAATGTCAAAGGTTTCATGGCCATGCTGTTGCTGCTGGAAACCGGCATGCTCGGCGCCTTTGTCTCCCTTGACCTGTTTCTGTTCTATGTCTTCTGGGAACTGATGCTGATCCCCATGTACTTCCTGATCGGGATCTGGGGTGGCAAAAACCGCATTTACGCAGCGGTCAAGTTCTTTATCTATACCGCGGTCGGTTCCCTGCTGATGTTGGTCGCCATTATCTTTGTCTACTACTACGCAGTGCAGAGCGGCGCGCCGATGAACGGCTTCGGCATTGAGGAATTCTACAAGCTGCACCTTCCTTACCATGCCCAGTTCTGGTTGTTTCTGGCTTTCGGTTTCAGCTTCGCCATCAAGGTGCCGATGTTTCCGTTACACACCTGGTTGCCCGATGCCCACACCGAAGCACCGACCGCCGGTTCCGTTATCCTGGCCGCAGTCCTGCTGAAAATGGGGACCTACGGTTATGTGCGCTTTGCTATGCCGCTGTTCCCTGAAGCACTGCCGACCTTCATCCCGTACCTGGCTTTCCTCTGTGTGGTCGGGATCATCTACGGTTCCCTGGTCGCCATGATGCAGGAAGACGTCAAGAAGCTGGTCGCCTACTCATCGGTGGCCCACCTCGGCTTTGTCATGCTCGGTGTGTTTGCCATGAACCTGCAGGGGCTGGCCGGCGGTATGATCCAGATGATCAATCACGGTATCTCCACCGGCGCATTGTTCCTTATCGTCGGCTTTATCTATGAGCGGCGGCATACCCGTCTGATCACCGAATTCGGCGGTCTGGCCCATAAAATGCCGATCTTTGCGACGATCTTCATGATTATCACCTTCTCGTCGGTCGGTCTGCCCGGCACCAACGGTTTTGTCGGCGAGTTCCTGGCGCTGATGGGGGCCTTCCAGGGAGGCTTGCGCTGGTATGCGGTCTTCGCCACCACCGGCGTTATTCTTGCTGCTGTCTACATGCTGTGGATGTACCAGCGGGTCATGTTCGGTAAGGTGACCAATCCTGCCAACGAAAAACTGCAGGATCTTTCCGGGCGGGAAATCGCCATTATGCTGCCGCTGCTGCTGTTTGTGTTCTGGATTGGCGTCTATCCGAGCACCTTCTTTGACAAGATGAATCCGGCTATGGAGCAGGCCCTGGAGCAGATGAAAAGCCGCCAGGTTGCTGTTGTTGAGGTCGCGCAGCCGACTGTGGCTACGATTCAGGATCTCAAGTAA
- a CDS encoding beta-ketoacyl-[acyl-carrier-protein] synthase family protein: MYRVAITGVGIVSCLGNDLQTVGKALREGQSGIVADPQRLELGFRSSLTGRIANFDPSILSRKQRKSMPEFAVWSYATARDALAMAGLSAAAIDNDQTGLIYGCDSSCLAAIEQVDTLREKGETKAIGSGQIFRSMTSSITMNLNTLLQTKGACWSLSSACSSGGHAIGQSADLIRLGRQERMICGGAQEVNWQSMCSFDGLGAFSMRLEEPAAACRPFDADRDGLVPSGGAATVVLERYDLAEQRGAKIYGELLGYGFSSDGSQLSVPSDDGLYRAMKSALEQSGLSAGEIDYLCAHATSTPAGDAAEAANIRKLFGAQTPLVSSLKSMTGHELWMSGASQVVYSTIMAEQGFIAPNINYRQPSEATAGLNIIRETIPSGPKKVLCNSAGFGGTNSSLVLAFS; encoded by the coding sequence TTGTATCGAGTCGCTATTACCGGAGTCGGAATCGTCTCCTGCCTGGGCAATGACCTGCAGACCGTGGGCAAGGCTTTGCGGGAAGGCCAATCAGGAATCGTTGCCGATCCGCAGCGTCTGGAGCTGGGTTTTCGCAGTTCGCTAACCGGCCGGATTGCCAATTTTGACCCGAGCATTTTGTCCCGCAAACAACGCAAAAGCATGCCGGAATTCGCGGTCTGGAGTTATGCCACGGCACGTGACGCCTTGGCCATGGCCGGCCTGTCCGCGGCAGCGATTGATAATGACCAGACCGGGCTGATCTACGGCTGCGACTCAAGTTGCCTGGCGGCTATTGAGCAGGTCGACACCCTGCGCGAAAAAGGCGAAACCAAAGCCATCGGCAGCGGGCAGATTTTCCGCTCCATGACCTCGTCCATCACCATGAATCTCAATACCCTGCTGCAAACCAAAGGCGCCTGCTGGAGCCTGAGTTCAGCCTGTTCCAGCGGCGGGCATGCCATCGGTCAGTCTGCCGACCTGATCCGCCTGGGGCGGCAGGAACGGATGATCTGTGGCGGGGCGCAGGAAGTGAATTGGCAGTCGATGTGCAGCTTTGACGGGCTCGGCGCTTTTTCCATGCGGCTGGAAGAGCCGGCTGCCGCCTGTCGGCCCTTCGATGCTGATCGTGACGGGCTGGTGCCGAGCGGCGGGGCGGCGACGGTGGTCTTGGAGCGCTATGACCTGGCCGAACAGCGGGGCGCAAAGATTTATGGCGAACTGCTCGGTTACGGTTTCTCCTCCGATGGTTCGCAGCTGTCGGTACCGAGTGATGATGGGCTGTACCGGGCTATGAAGAGCGCCCTTGAGCAGAGCGGTCTGAGCGCTGGCGAGATTGATTATCTCTGTGCCCATGCCACCTCGACGCCGGCCGGGGATGCGGCGGAAGCAGCCAATATCCGCAAGCTGTTCGGTGCCCAAACGCCGCTGGTGTCCTCATTGAAGTCGATGACCGGGCATGAATTGTGGATGTCCGGAGCCTCCCAGGTAGTCTATTCCACCATCATGGCGGAGCAGGGGTTCATTGCGCCCAACATCAACTACCGGCAGCCGAGCGAGGCCACGGCGGGGTTGAACATCATCCGCGAAACCATCCCCAGCGGACCGAAGAAAGTCCTGTGCAACTCAGCCGGGTTTGGTGGCACCAACTCGTCGCTTGTGCTCGCCTTTTCCTAG
- a CDS encoding UbiD family decarboxylase, translated as MDFRAYLTALAADGDLYTITAQVSPDLELARCCRREFSRRNGGRALLFEHLEGGRFSAAANLFGSGSRISRMLHGDTLDDFGYRLRTFLGQRSGSSTERLQIVQSKQSAQGSVLQPMDSGGGLLQLPAVRSWPGEQRPYLTLPLVITRDLHNDTTNIGLYRAQVIADDQLAINFGTGSGAAQHLVSAEQLRQPLPVALVFGADTSLYWAAAAPLPSGCEELALCQTLFNPGLGREDCQTQPLQVPAGSELIIEGEIRPGCRAEEGPFGNHSGQYVRRADCPLMQVTAIRRREQPIIPLTVVGPPPSENIQLAAANEVFIRELLRIDYPQVVAMHMPRATIFHGAVVLSVKHRATLTGKELIDRLWLDSPLRNSRFMLLVDEDIPAATVEKSWWRAINMLSPKRLYQSDGRMAFDATGVDPALLVMEDKAPGNFFNQPPCDDPVQK; from the coding sequence ATGGATTTCAGAGCTTATCTTACCGCCCTGGCTGCTGACGGTGATTTATATACAATAACCGCACAGGTATCGCCGGATCTTGAATTGGCGCGCTGCTGCCGCCGGGAATTCAGCCGGCGCAATGGCGGCCGGGCGCTACTGTTCGAACACCTGGAGGGCGGGCGGTTTTCGGCCGCCGCCAACTTGTTCGGCTCGGGTTCGCGGATCAGCCGGATGCTGCATGGGGACACCCTCGACGATTTTGGGTACAGGCTCAGGACATTTCTGGGCCAGCGCAGCGGCTCAAGCACCGAGCGGCTGCAGATTGTCCAATCAAAGCAGTCTGCCCAGGGCTCGGTATTGCAGCCTATGGACAGCGGCGGTGGCCTTCTTCAGTTGCCAGCGGTCCGTTCCTGGCCGGGTGAGCAGCGACCTTATCTAACCCTGCCTCTGGTCATCACCAGGGATCTGCACAATGATACAACCAATATCGGTTTGTACCGCGCCCAGGTCATTGCCGACGATCAACTGGCGATTAATTTCGGGACCGGCAGCGGTGCGGCCCAGCATCTGGTCAGTGCCGAACAGTTGCGCCAGCCTTTGCCTGTGGCTCTGGTCTTTGGCGCGGATACTTCCCTCTATTGGGCAGCAGCAGCGCCATTGCCGAGCGGCTGTGAGGAGTTGGCCTTGTGCCAGACCCTGTTCAATCCGGGACTCGGTCGGGAAGATTGCCAGACCCAGCCGTTGCAGGTGCCGGCAGGAAGCGAGCTGATCATTGAAGGGGAGATTCGCCCCGGATGCAGGGCCGAGGAAGGACCCTTTGGGAATCACAGTGGCCAGTATGTGCGGCGTGCCGATTGTCCCCTCATGCAGGTGACGGCTATCCGCAGGCGGGAACAGCCGATTATTCCGCTGACTGTGGTCGGCCCGCCGCCGAGTGAAAACATTCAGCTGGCCGCGGCAAATGAGGTTTTTATACGCGAGCTGTTGCGTATCGATTATCCGCAGGTTGTCGCCATGCATATGCCACGGGCCACCATTTTTCATGGCGCTGTTGTGCTGTCGGTTAAACATCGGGCAACTCTCACCGGAAAAGAGCTGATCGACCGCCTCTGGCTGGACAGTCCCCTGCGCAATTCCCGTTTCATGCTGCTGGTTGACGAAGATATTCCGGCCGCTACGGTCGAGAAAAGTTGGTGGCGGGCCATCAACATGCTCAGCCCGAAGCGGCTCTATCAGAGTGACGGGCGAATGGCTTTCGATGCAACCGGGGTTGACCCGGCCCTGCTGGTCATGGAAGATAAGGCTCCCGGTAATTTTTTTAATCAACCCCCATGCGACGATCCGGTTCAGAAATAA
- a CDS encoding phytoene desaturase family protein yields MRYDSIVIGAGLSGLSSALLLARNGRKVVVLEQHSLPAPVVRGFKRDRLYFDSGLHYVGGLGPGGAFRPLLSHLGVLDRLQLFPFAANGFDRLRIAATGETFSLPVGFAAIKQALQERFPAARTALNEYCNGIENSWQRFPYLDLDIDIADFPMESVHGQTLSERLQVFADFPELQSLLSMHSLLYGVDPTEASTTLNAQVAGSYYHSAHGIVGGGKALIDALLALLAAAGGEVRCAARVTQLVTDGAGICGVRLADGEELTAREVLSTINPTLLPQLLPERTLRPAYVKRLSNLRQTTSAYILFARGCGAAELQSSNLFVQQRAGLFSTATDRPLEERSFYLSATAGEATDRGRAIVGIVPAGFSEVVEFASAAQRQGTAYAALKDSLSERLRRMFLAGCPDLVDLDVLELATPLTLRDYSLAPDGAIYGVGRFVGQYNPHPVTRLPGLFLSGQAIAAPGLLGAVVAAYLTCGTILGHDNLRKEIKTCR; encoded by the coding sequence ATGCGATATGATTCCATCGTCATCGGCGCCGGCCTGTCCGGGTTGAGCAGTGCTCTGCTCCTGGCCCGGAATGGGCGCAAGGTGGTGGTGCTGGAGCAGCATTCGTTGCCGGCACCGGTGGTGCGCGGTTTCAAGCGCGACCGGCTCTACTTCGACAGCGGTCTGCATTATGTCGGCGGCTTGGGACCGGGCGGCGCTTTCCGGCCATTACTGAGCCATCTTGGGGTATTGGACAGGCTGCAATTGTTTCCGTTCGCCGCGAACGGTTTCGATCGCCTGCGCATCGCTGCAACCGGGGAAACCTTTTCCCTGCCGGTCGGTTTTGCGGCCATCAAGCAGGCGCTGCAGGAACGCTTTCCTGCGGCCCGAACGGCCCTGAACGAGTATTGCAACGGCATCGAGAACAGCTGGCAGCGTTTTCCCTATCTGGATTTGGATATCGATATCGCCGACTTCCCCATGGAATCGGTTCATGGGCAGACTCTGTCCGAGCGCCTGCAGGTGTTTGCTGACTTTCCCGAGCTGCAAAGCCTGTTGTCCATGCATTCGCTGCTCTACGGGGTCGATCCGACCGAAGCGTCGACCACATTGAACGCGCAGGTCGCAGGCTCCTATTATCATTCGGCCCACGGCATCGTCGGTGGGGGAAAGGCTCTGATCGACGCTCTGCTCGCGTTGCTGGCCGCCGCCGGTGGCGAGGTCCGCTGCGCGGCCCGGGTGACACAGTTGGTGACGGATGGCGCAGGGATCTGCGGAGTGCGCCTGGCCGATGGCGAAGAGCTTACGGCCAGGGAAGTGCTGTCGACCATCAACCCGACGCTGCTCCCCCAGCTGCTGCCGGAACGGACGTTGCGGCCGGCCTATGTCAAGCGGCTGAGCAACCTGCGCCAGACCACCTCGGCTTACATCCTGTTTGCCCGCGGTTGCGGGGCGGCTGAACTGCAGAGCAGCAACTTGTTTGTGCAGCAACGGGCCGGACTGTTCTCAACGGCAACGGATCGGCCGCTGGAGGAGCGGAGCTTCTACCTGAGCGCGACCGCTGGGGAGGCGACGGACAGGGGCCGCGCCATCGTCGGTATTGTCCCGGCGGGGTTCAGCGAGGTGGTTGAATTTGCCAGTGCCGCGCAACGGCAGGGCACGGCTTATGCGGCGTTGAAGGACTCCCTCAGTGAGCGCCTGCGGCGGATGTTTCTTGCCGGCTGCCCGGACCTGGTTGACCTGGATGTTTTGGAGCTGGCGACCCCGTTGACCCTGCGCGATTATTCCCTGGCTCCGGATGGGGCGATTTACGGGGTTGGCCGGTTTGTCGGGCAGTATAATCCCCATCCGGTCACCCGGTTGCCGGGGTTGTTCCTGTCCGGGCAGGCGATTGCCGCACCTGGGTTGCTCGGCGCGGTGGTGGCCGCCTACCTGACCTGCGGGACCATCCTTGGCCATGATAACTTGCGGAAAGAGATAAAAACATGTCGCTAG
- a CDS encoding NADH-quinone oxidoreductase subunit N, translating into MENLVQEAIQNVNLQAIMPSLVLSAFGMILLMISVFSKRGRTTHVAWLSVAALVITGMITLAGWNHPQSGFAGSVLLDNFATFFSMICIVAATLTILMSDDYLKREDFPVGEYYPLILFTTAGAMWMASGTDLMTIFLGLEVLSVSLYVLAGFFRDKLSSNEAGLKYFFLGAFSTGFLLYGVALLYGVTGTTKIQGIAAYVQANPDAATNTMFIAGGLLLLVGFLFKVAAAPFHMWTPDVYQGAPTPITAFMSAGPKAAAFAAFIRVTIVGLEGMQSELTSLFWLLAVLTMTMGNFIALSQKDIKRMLAYSSIAHAGYALVGLVAWNTVGLSAIMYYMLVYTFMNIGAFAVLVLIGKKGEDNLTLDGITGLGYKKPFLGIALCIFLFSLMGLPPTAGFTGKFYIFAGAIKGGYVWLAVLGMLNSAVSLYYYLRIMVQMYFKDPVEDFAWVSLNLPTMVSIIISIVGVLYLGIMPGSLMQLAKLAGL; encoded by the coding sequence ATGGAAAATCTGGTTCAAGAAGCCATCCAGAATGTCAATTTGCAGGCGATAATGCCATCACTGGTACTCAGTGCCTTTGGCATGATTCTGCTGATGATTTCGGTGTTCTCAAAACGTGGCAGAACGACTCATGTGGCCTGGCTCAGTGTCGCCGCATTGGTCATTACCGGCATGATTACTCTGGCTGGCTGGAATCATCCGCAATCCGGATTTGCCGGCAGCGTGCTGCTCGATAATTTTGCCACTTTCTTCAGCATGATCTGTATTGTGGCGGCCACGTTGACCATTCTGATGTCGGATGACTACCTGAAACGGGAAGATTTCCCGGTGGGTGAATACTACCCGCTGATTTTGTTTACCACTGCCGGGGCAATGTGGATGGCTTCGGGAACCGACCTGATGACCATTTTCCTCGGTCTGGAGGTTCTCTCTGTTTCCTTGTATGTTCTGGCCGGTTTTTTCCGCGACAAGCTGAGTTCCAACGAAGCCGGGCTGAAATACTTCTTCCTCGGTGCGTTTTCCACCGGGTTCCTGCTCTACGGGGTCGCACTCCTTTACGGAGTCACCGGAACCACCAAGATTCAGGGGATCGCCGCCTATGTTCAGGCCAATCCTGATGCGGCCACCAATACCATGTTTATCGCCGGCGGTCTGCTGCTGCTGGTTGGCTTCCTGTTCAAGGTGGCCGCGGCTCCCTTCCATATGTGGACACCGGATGTTTACCAGGGCGCACCGACTCCCATTACCGCTTTTATGAGCGCCGGGCCGAAAGCTGCCGCGTTTGCCGCTTTTATCCGGGTGACGATCGTCGGCCTGGAAGGGATGCAGAGCGAATTGACCTCACTCTTCTGGTTGCTGGCGGTTCTGACCATGACCATGGGGAACTTCATCGCTTTGAGTCAGAAAGACATCAAGCGGATGCTGGCTTATTCCTCCATCGCCCATGCCGGTTACGCTCTGGTCGGTCTGGTGGCCTGGAATACCGTCGGCCTGTCGGCCATCATGTACTACATGCTGGTTTATACCTTCATGAATATCGGTGCCTTTGCCGTGCTGGTGCTGATTGGCAAAAAAGGTGAAGATAACCTGACTCTGGACGGCATCACCGGTCTTGGCTACAAGAAGCCGTTTCTGGGTATCGCCCTCTGTATCTTCCTCTTTTCGTTGATGGGACTGCCGCCGACCGCTGGCTTTACCGGGAAGTTCTATATCTTCGCCGGGGCTATCAAGGGCGGTTATGTCTGGCTGGCCGTGCTCGGGATGCTCAACTCTGCGGTCTCTCTTTACTATTACCTGCGGATCATGGTGCAGATGTACTTCAAGGATCCGGTTGAGGATTTTGCCTGGGTCTCGCTGAATTTGCCGACCATGGTTTCCATCATTATCTCGATTGTTGGGGTTCTTTATCTCGGAATCATGCCCGGTTCCCTGATGCAACTGGCCAAACTGGCCGGTTTGTAA
- the xthA gene encoding exodeoxyribonuclease III, translating into MKIISFNVNGLRARFHQLQALVDKHDPDIIGLQETKVHDSEFPHDQLTDLGYQIVHHGQKGHYGVATFSKLAPVEVAKGYPGEDPKHQRRLLITSYRLENGQQLRVVNGYFPQGESRDHPEKFPNKRNFYANLQGWLEQEADPGELLVVLGDMNISPEDADIGIGEDNRKRWLKTGKCSFLPEEREWLNQVKAWGLVDTFRAAHPDTADRFSWFDYRSKGFEREPKRGLRIDLILASHPLQSLCTATGIDYDLRSMEKPSDHCPIWAEFSL; encoded by the coding sequence GTGAAAATCATATCCTTCAATGTCAATGGCTTAAGAGCGCGGTTTCATCAGTTGCAGGCCCTGGTGGACAAACACGATCCGGATATCATCGGTCTGCAGGAGACCAAGGTCCATGACAGCGAGTTTCCCCATGACCAATTAACCGACCTCGGCTATCAGATCGTCCACCACGGCCAGAAAGGCCATTACGGGGTGGCGACCTTTTCAAAATTAGCGCCGGTTGAGGTCGCCAAGGGCTACCCGGGGGAGGATCCCAAGCATCAGCGGCGGCTGCTGATTACCAGCTACCGGTTGGAGAATGGACAACAGCTGCGGGTGGTCAACGGCTATTTTCCACAGGGCGAGAGCCGTGATCATCCGGAAAAGTTTCCCAATAAACGAAATTTTTATGCCAATCTGCAGGGCTGGTTGGAGCAGGAGGCGGATCCCGGGGAGCTGCTGGTGGTTCTAGGTGATATGAATATCTCCCCGGAAGATGCAGATATCGGTATCGGCGAAGATAACCGCAAGCGCTGGTTGAAAACGGGCAAATGCAGTTTTCTGCCCGAGGAGCGGGAATGGCTCAACCAGGTCAAAGCCTGGGGATTGGTTGATACCTTTCGCGCGGCCCATCCGGACACCGCCGATCGGTTCAGCTGGTTTGACTACCGTTCCAAAGGTTTTGAGCGCGAGCCCAAAAGGGGCTTGCGCATCGACCTGATTCTTGCCTCACACCCGTTGCAGAGTCTGTGTACGGCGACCGGCATCGATTACGACCTGCGCAGTATGGAGAAACCTTCGGACCACTGTCCAATCTGGGCTGAATTCAGCCTCTGA
- the fabG gene encoding 3-oxoacyl-ACP reductase FabG — protein MQEQKIALVTGASKGIGAAIARELAGSGYHLWLNYRSDHQAAQSLAAELEEQGGSCTLLPFDVADPAATAAALEPLLEEQTPYVLVNNAGFARDGIMALMSQGDWDDVLAVHLGGFFNVTRLVVARMLKKRRGRIINIVSTSGETGMPGQVNYSAAKAGLIGATRSLAVEVGRRNILVNAVSPGFIATDMTTELPREQILPMIPLGRIGEPEEVSGLVAFLCSDRAGYITGQVFSVNGGAHI, from the coding sequence ATGCAGGAACAGAAGATCGCCCTGGTGACGGGCGCAAGTAAGGGGATTGGTGCCGCCATTGCCCGGGAACTGGCCGGGAGCGGATACCATCTGTGGTTGAACTATCGCAGTGATCATCAGGCTGCCCAGAGCCTGGCCGCGGAACTGGAAGAGCAGGGTGGCAGTTGCACGCTGCTCCCCTTCGATGTGGCGGATCCAGCAGCCACGGCCGCGGCCCTGGAGCCGCTGCTGGAAGAACAGACCCCCTACGTTCTGGTCAATAATGCCGGCTTTGCCCGTGACGGGATCATGGCCCTGATGAGCCAGGGGGACTGGGATGATGTCCTCGCGGTCCATCTGGGCGGTTTTTTCAATGTCACCCGACTGGTGGTGGCGCGGATGCTGAAAAAAAGACGGGGTCGGATCATTAATATCGTCTCGACCTCGGGTGAGACCGGGATGCCGGGGCAGGTCAATTATTCGGCCGCCAAGGCCGGCCTGATCGGTGCGACCCGCTCGCTGGCCGTGGAAGTCGGTCGCCGCAATATTCTGGTCAATGCGGTCTCGCCGGGCTTCATCGCCACCGATATGACCACCGAGCTGCCCCGGGAGCAGATTCTGCCGATGATTCCGTTGGGCCGCATCGGTGAACCGGAGGAGGTCTCCGGGCTGGTCGCTTTTCTGTGCTCGGACCGGGCCGGGTACATTACCGGACAGGTCTTTTCCGTAAATGGCGGGGCACACATTTAG